In the genome of bacterium, the window GGCGGACGTGGGAGTCCGCCCCTACCCAACGCCCGTACGTTGGACATTCTGTCCAACGGGCTTATCGTTGGTGATTTCGGGTACCAGAAGAGCTTGTTTTTCCTTTCTGGGATTGCTTCGGCGCAAGGCGCTCTCGCAATGACAAAACGGGCGGACGTGGGAGTCCGCCCCTACCCAACGCCCGTACGTTGGACATTCTGTCCAACGGGCTTATCGTTGGTGATTTCGGGTACCAGAAGAGCTTGTTTTTCCTTTCTGGGATTGCTTCGGCGCAAAGCGCTCTCGCAATGACAGTGCGGGCGAACCTTTGGGTTGCCCCTACCCAACGCCCGTATGTTGGACATTACCTGCGGTGAGCCGCAAAGCGGGTTCCTGTCCAACGGGCATATCGAGTACACTGTTATCCCCTAAAGCCATCGGACAAGAATGTCCGATGTACGAGATCGGCAACCGGGCTTGGAAGCCCGTAACCACCCTTGAAACAAGCAACTCTTAAGACGGGCTTGGAAGCCCGTAACCACCACTGAGACTGTAACTAACCCAAAAACTAATCGTCTAATCCCAACCCATCGAGTATGCGAGGTGTGCATTTTTCGATGCGGGCAAGTCGCGTTTTCGTTTGTTTCGCCGCCGAAAAGTAGAGCAAGTAAGCCCGTTGGCGTCCCGGGGTTAACCCATCGAAAGCCTGTTTTAACGCCGGGGAGGCGTCGAGTGCCGCTTGAAATTCGTCGACAACTGTAAACTCAGAGGTCTTTTTTAGTACGACTTTCTGCCCGGCTTTTTCCACAGCAATTGCATTTCGGAGGTATTCTTGCAACACCGCTTCCTGTGCAACGATTTCTGCGAAACCAGTAAACCGAATCTGCCGCCCCGCCTGCACATTTTTCGTTTGTTGAACCAGCAGTCCGTGTGGATCGTCGAGTAACGCCCCTTGAAAGAATAACAGCGCGCAATACTCTTTGAACCCGTGAATCAAGACGACATTCCGCTTTTCATAGCTGTAGCAGGGATGCATCCATTTGATGTCTTCCGTCAATCCGAACGGCAGAATGATTTCCCGCAGCTTGGCGTATTCTGCCTGCCACTGCTTTGCATACCGAATGAAGGCGTCAACCCGTGGATTCATTTCCCCCTCCCGAAAGTCAATTTCCCATTTCTTTTCCAATCAACTCGACGAAACCACTTACGATTGACGCAATCGGAACGGTTCCGAAGAAAATGATACGAAACGTTACCGCAGTGGCATTGGTTATGTAACGATAGTGCCCGGATTACATTGTCGAGAGATATCCTGTTACTTATATTTATTGCACGAAATATTTAGGGATTGCGATGGAAACTTTGGAGTGGCAGGATTCTTACTCCGTCGGTCATAGTATCATCGACGAACAGCACTATAACATGGTCGTCTATGCGAATCAACTGCTCGTCTGTCTGCAGTCAGACAAAGAGAAAGTATCAACTTTACAGGCGTTAGAGTTTTTAGTAGAAGAGACTGTATTACATTTCCAAACAGAAGAGGAGTATATGCATCGCTCTGGATTCAGTGGTTATGTAACACATAAGATCGAACATGAGAAACTAGTTGCTCAAATAAAAAATCTGAAACGAGATTGTGAGCTAGATCGAATAAAAGCGCGCGATCAATTGGTTGCCATCGTCCGATACTGGCTACTTGAGCATGTCCTATCGCATGACAAAGGATTGGGTCGATTCTTGAAAAGCCGCTAAACTGTTGTGAACGGGCAGATGCTCTCACACCGGCTTTTCATGGCTGTGAGTTAAGAAGACGATTACCAATACCTATATAGCAACATCGGGATTCCCAATTGCACTCTAACTACGAATCCCACATCCCTAACCCCACGCCTTTCACTGCACGGGCGCGATGATGCGCACAATCAAATGATCGCAACGTATCACTACTCCGATTGGATTTGGTTTCTTCAATGATTTGAATGAGTTAGAACCAAGCACTACATTGAATACACGCAGAAACGAGGAATTCATAATGACCATTCTCAATTGGGAAGAAAAATACGCGATTGGACATCCCATCATCGATCAGCAACATCGAAACATGTTGACTATTGGCAATCAACTACTACTCAGCTTGCAAACAAACAGGTCGAAGCAGGAAACATTGCAAGTGCTCGAAGCGCTGATTGCGGAGTCGGAATTACACTTCCAAACCGAAGAGGAGCTGATGTACCGCTTAGGGTTTGGGAGCTATGTTAACCATAAAATCGACCACGACGCGCTCAAAGCACAAATCAAAATTTTAATGCGAGAGTGTGAGAATGACCGGGTAAAAGCCAAAAATCATTTGATCTCCATCGTCCGCAATTGGCTGTTAGAACACGTAATGTCTTATGATAAAGGATTAGGTCGGTTCTTAGCAGACCGAAAAACTACATAGTTGGAGTAGTTAAAACGGCAAAGTATTTTTACAAAGCAGATTGAAAAGCAGATTTCACACAATTGAGAAAGCGGGGTTACCTCGAACCCTGAATTCCGAATCCCCTACACCCTTCACTTTGCACCACTCCACGACAGGAAAGTCGCGGCCACGAATCCCAATTCACGACCGAAGCAGTTTATCGACTGCACCAACCAATTCCTTCGCAGTAAAGGGTTTCTGGAGGAAGGCGGTGTTTCGCTCGAACAGTTCTTCAAAGCCGATGATTTCCGCGATGTATCCCGAAGCGAAAAGTACTTTCACATTCTGCCATGTCTGACGAATCTGCTCGATGGTCTCTTTTCCGTTCAGGCCGGGCATTTTCACATCGCAGACAATCACATCGAATTGTTTTTCCATTTTCCCGCAAATCTCAAGCGCGTCATACCCATCAGCCGCCGCCACAACGCGGTATCCGAAGGCTTCGAGCGTGGTCTGGGTAACTTTGCGCACCATGTCGTCGTCTTCGACCACTAAAATATGCCCGCTTGCCGTTCGCTTTGTCGGGGTGGTGATTTCCGCTGTGACTTCCGTAGTTAACTCTTCGAGGCGAGCCGGGAAGAAGAGATAGAATGTCGTTCCTACCCCAATCGAACTATCGACGCCGATATCCCCACTACACTGTTTGATAAAACCATATACCATCGATAAACCGAGTCCGGTTCCCTTCCCTTCACTTTTCGTGGTAAAGAACGGTTCAAAAATATGAGCGACATAATCATTGGGAATTCCAGTACCAGTATCGGAAATCGAAAGTTGGACGTAATTTCCCGGTTCCAAGTTGACTGGTAGTTTTACTTGGCTGGGTATAATCAGATTCTTAGTTTCGAGCTCGAGTCTTCCACCACTCGGCATAGCATCCCGCGCATTCACCGCGAGATTCATGATCGCCTGTTCCAACTGATTGGGATTTACATAGACATTCCAGAGATCAGGTTCTTTCAGGAATGATAATTTTACATCCTCGCCAATTACCCGCCGTAGCATGAGCTCCATATCGGCGAGTTGAGCATTCAATTGTACAATTTGAGGCGCAGCTGGTCGCTTTCGGCTAAAGGAAAGTAATTGGTGGGTTAACTGGGTCGCACTCGCTACCGCTTTCCTGATTTCACTGAGGTGTTCGTGTAACGCATGCGGTTTATCCAATTGTAATTCTGATAATCCAAGATGACCTTCCATCACTGTTAACAGGTTGTTAAAGTCATGTGCGACACCACCGGCAAGCCGTCCAATCGCTTCCATCTTCTGTGCTTGTTGTAACTGCTCAGCAAGCATTTTTCGCTCGGTGATGTCGATGGAAACGCCTAACATCGCGCGTTCGCCGGATTCTTCTTCATCGAAGGGAATTTTTATCGTCTGTAAGTGGCGAACTTTCCCGGTTGAATCGGTAATCGTCTCTTCGGGAATCAGTTTTGCCATACCGCTATCGATGACTTCTAAATCGTCGGAATTAAAATGCTTAACTTCCTGCTCGTGCGGATTCACGTCCGCATCGGTTCGTCCGGTTAACTCTTCAACTGTTGTGCCGAACGCTTCGGCAACGGCGTTATTAGCGAGTATGAAGTTTCCGGCTCGATTTTTCGCAAAGATAAAATGCGGAACAAGATCGATCACTTTTCGCAGTTTTCGCTCGCTTGCTTGCAACGCTCTCTCTGCCTTCTTGCGCTCGGATATATCGTAACTGATCGCGGCAAAATAACCCGGTTTTGGTGAGTATAGGAACATCTCTAAATAGAAATTCATAGATGGCGAAAACCGCTCGATTCGTTGGGAAACGCCGGTTAATGCGACTTCTCCGCATAGTTCTATCCAACTATCATCTGAATTACTCAACTCTTTCGCGGTATGTCCGATAATCTCTTCAGCCGGTCTGCCAAACATCGCTGCTAAGGCAGGATTTACTTCGACAAAACGAAAGTCGACCGGTTTACCAAACTCGTCGCAAATCACTTCGTTCAAAGAGAAGCCGTTGAACATGCCATTGAACAATTCGCGGTAGCGTTGCTCTTTCTCCTGCAGCTGTAGCTCAGCGAGTTTCCGGTCAGTGATGTCATACAGAATACCCGCCATACGAATCGGTTTACCTGTCTCGTCCCACCGGATGACGCGGCCGCTCTCATGTACCCACAACCATCTTCCGCGCGATGTTTGCACCCTGTACTCGATCATAAAGCGATCGATGAATCCGCGTAGATGCGCATTCAGCAACTTCTTGACAAAGGGCAGATCTTCCGGATGAACCAGCGTTTCCCATTGCAGTAGGTCACCAGACATTGCCTCTAATGGCATATCGAGCAACTGGGTCCAACGTTGATTGCGACTGATTACTCCCGAATTGATGTCCCAATCCCAAATCGCTAATTGGCTCCCTTCTAACACCATTTGTAAACGTTCTTCACTGGCAGTGAGTTTGTGAAGTGCAAAATCCCGTTCGAGTTCGGCACCAGTTCGGGTAGCAAAAAGCTGGAGCAGAGTTTCCGAGATGTTTATGCGAGTCAATGGTTTTGTATCGCAGATTACCAAGACGCCGAGCCACTCATTGTTTGAACCGAACAATGGTGCTCCGATGTAGGATTCGAGTTGCAAATCGGCGAGCAGTTTATCGGTTGGAAACAACTCCTGTACATTTTCCGGATAACATTTTATTTCGTTGCCGATAACGGTTTCGCAAGGTGTGCCCGCTAT includes:
- a CDS encoding PAS domain S-box protein translates to MSDLDEELKPTQPPVLPVKLIQSHVAFNLLEAVSELVLVLDPQGTIVEINSAGTLQLNSERSKLLGRNCFSLLPEDIARARRDKFNEAIRSKMPVRFEDERNGSWFLNNFFPVLDETGEVTHVTLFAMDISGQRQLERAIQIMLQTTSDLTGHEFFSKVVQELARLLDVAIAYIGKLLPDSKTVQTVAAFSNGNLRENFEYEIAGTPCETVIGNEIKCYPENVQELFPTDKLLADLQLESYIGAPLFGSNNEWLGVLVICDTKPLTRINISETLLQLFATRTGAELERDFALHKLTASEERLQMVLEGSQLAIWDWDINSGVISRNQRWTQLLDMPLEAMSGDLLQWETLVHPEDLPFVKKLLNAHLRGFIDRFMIEYRVQTSRGRWLWVHESGRVIRWDETGKPIRMAGILYDITDRKLAELQLQEKEQRYRELFNGMFNGFSLNEVICDEFGKPVDFRFVEVNPALAAMFGRPAEEIIGHTAKELSNSDDSWIELCGEVALTGVSQRIERFSPSMNFYLEMFLYSPKPGYFAAISYDISERKKAERALQASERKLRKVIDLVPHFIFAKNRAGNFILANNAVAEAFGTTVEELTGRTDADVNPHEQEVKHFNSDDLEVIDSGMAKLIPEETITDSTGKVRHLQTIKIPFDEEESGERAMLGVSIDITERKMLAEQLQQAQKMEAIGRLAGGVAHDFNNLLTVMEGHLGLSELQLDKPHALHEHLSEIRKAVASATQLTHQLLSFSRKRPAAPQIVQLNAQLADMELMLRRVIGEDVKLSFLKEPDLWNVYVNPNQLEQAIMNLAVNARDAMPSGGRLELETKNLIIPSQVKLPVNLEPGNYVQLSISDTGTGIPNDYVAHIFEPFFTTKSEGKGTGLGLSMVYGFIKQCSGDIGVDSSIGVGTTFYLFFPARLEELTTEVTAEITTPTKRTASGHILVVEDDDMVRKVTQTTLEAFGYRVVAAADGYDALEICGKMEKQFDVIVCDVKMPGLNGKETIEQIRQTWQNVKVLFASGYIAEIIGFEELFERNTAFLQKPFTAKELVGAVDKLLRS
- a CDS encoding bacteriohemerythrin, yielding METLEWQDSYSVGHSIIDEQHYNMVVYANQLLVCLQSDKEKVSTLQALEFLVEETVLHFQTEEEYMHRSGFSGYVTHKIEHEKLVAQIKNLKRDCELDRIKARDQLVAIVRYWLLEHVLSHDKGLGRFLKSR
- a CDS encoding hemerythrin family protein, encoding MTILNWEEKYAIGHPIIDQQHRNMLTIGNQLLLSLQTNRSKQETLQVLEALIAESELHFQTEEELMYRLGFGSYVNHKIDHDALKAQIKILMRECENDRVKAKNHLISIVRNWLLEHVMSYDKGLGRFLADRKTT
- a CDS encoding YdeI/OmpD-associated family protein, which produces MNPRVDAFIRYAKQWQAEYAKLREIILPFGLTEDIKWMHPCYSYEKRNVVLIHGFKEYCALLFFQGALLDDPHGLLVQQTKNVQAGRQIRFTGFAEIVAQEAVLQEYLRNAIAVEKAGQKVVLKKTSEFTVVDEFQAALDASPALKQAFDGLTPGRQRAYLLYFSAAKQTKTRLARIEKCTPRILDGLGLDD